A window from Rhizosphaericola mali encodes these proteins:
- a CDS encoding cytochrome c oxidase subunit 3: MSASTSKSGRMHPHKFTMWLGIAAICMTFAGLTSAYVVKRAQSSWLEFKLPKEFWVSTLIILLSSLTMHLALKSFKARARLKYRNLITLTCLLGLLFGFVQWFGFQDLMSRGIQIFGEGSNPSASFLGVIVGLHFLHVFGGIVALVITTIRAYRKKVKSYDTTPVEVVSIYWHFVDILWIYLFIFFAIM; the protein is encoded by the coding sequence ATGTCAGCAAGTACTTCAAAAAGTGGTAGAATGCATCCACATAAATTTACTATGTGGTTGGGTATCGCTGCTATTTGTATGACATTTGCGGGATTGACAAGTGCTTACGTTGTTAAAAGAGCGCAGAGCAGTTGGTTAGAATTTAAATTACCTAAAGAATTTTGGGTTTCTACGTTAATCATTCTTTTAAGTAGTTTAACTATGCATCTTGCTTTAAAATCTTTTAAGGCAAGGGCTAGATTGAAATATAGAAATCTTATCACCTTAACTTGTCTTTTAGGTTTGTTATTTGGATTTGTACAGTGGTTTGGTTTCCAAGATTTGATGTCTAGAGGCATTCAGATTTTTGGAGAAGGTAGTAATCCTTCTGCTTCTTTTCTTGGTGTGATTGTTGGTTTGCACTTTTTACATGTGTTTGGTGGTATTGTTGCATTGGTAATTACAACAATTAGAGCGTATAGAAAAAAGGTGAAAAGTTATGATACAACACCTGTTGAGGTTGTATCTATCTATTGGCATTTTGTGGATATTCTTTGGATATATCTTTTTATTTTCTTTGCAATTATGTAA
- a CDS encoding cytochrome c oxidase subunit 3 — MATSSVSTSGKIKWWGGGISPLNVEYGKVMMWFFLISDALTFGAFLISYGTTRFATSSWPDPNTVFKSVPIPGLHLEGNYPLVFVSIMTFILIISSVTMVLAVQAGQRMDKKAVVKNLIYTIIGGLAFVGCQAMEWYHLHEEGAWWGKNPFANSNGTLSSPNFTNYFFTITGFHGFHVSTGILINIIMLIMTLCNVFEKRKSYLMIEKAGLYWHFVDLVWVFVFTCFYLL, encoded by the coding sequence ATGGCAACTTCAAGTGTTTCTACTTCAGGAAAAATTAAATGGTGGGGTGGTGGAATCAGCCCATTGAACGTAGAGTACGGTAAGGTTATGATGTGGTTTTTCCTCATCAGTGACGCTTTAACGTTTGGTGCATTTTTGATCTCTTATGGTACTACTCGTTTCGCGACTTCTTCGTGGCCTGATCCAAATACAGTTTTTAAGTCTGTACCGATTCCAGGTTTACATCTTGAAGGAAATTATCCATTGGTTTTCGTTAGTATTATGACTTTCATTTTGATTATTAGTTCTGTTACGATGGTTTTAGCCGTACAAGCTGGTCAAAGAATGGATAAAAAGGCTGTTGTTAAAAATCTTATTTATACAATTATTGGTGGTTTGGCTTTCGTAGGATGTCAAGCGATGGAATGGTATCATTTACATGAGGAAGGTGCTTGGTGGGGAAAAAATCCATTTGCTAATTCTAATGGAACTTTATCATCTCCTAATTTTACCAATTATTTCTTTACAATTACAGGTTTTCATGGTTTCCACGTATCTACAGGTATTTTGATTAATATCATAATGTTAATCATGACTTTATGTAACGTTTTTGAAAAAAGAAAATCGTACTTAATGATTGAAAAGGCTGGATTGTACTGGCACTTTGTTGATCTTGTTTGGGTATTTGTATTTACTTGTTTTTACTTATTGTAA
- a CDS encoding cytochrome C oxidase subunit IV family protein, whose protein sequence is METTVDLHGEGHHEDGKKMVIKITILLSVITIIELILGFIMMPMPEGSFSRHFIKGIIIVLMLWKAYYITGYFMHLKHENGVMKKLILIPLSIFVWFIIAFLADGASYLHLRKTYDPYSLKMNSMKAPQHEEGAEHHSPTEE, encoded by the coding sequence ATGGAAACTACAGTTGATTTACACGGAGAAGGTCATCATGAGGATGGTAAGAAAATGGTGATAAAGATTACAATTCTTCTTTCTGTCATTACTATTATTGAATTGATCTTAGGTTTTATTATGATGCCTATGCCTGAAGGTAGTTTTTCAAGACATTTTATTAAGGGTATTATAATTGTATTAATGCTTTGGAAAGCTTACTATATTACTGGATACTTCATGCACTTGAAACATGAAAATGGAGTAATGAAGAAATTGATCTTAATTCCTTTATCCATTTTTGTATGGTTTATTATTGCGTTTTTAGCTGATGGTGCTTCTTATTTACATTTACGTAAAACTTACGATCCATATAGTTTAAAAATGAATTCTATGAAAGCGCCTCAACATGAGGAAGGGGCAGAACATCATAGTCCTACTGAAGAATAA
- a CDS encoding SCO family protein produces MNKKAFIGILLALGIPIVSFFMMKYLSDNAIHMPRHYLLDSITTTVKDGKQKKDSVWHTLANIHLVNQLGDSVDLYSIKNKVIVADLFFTSCGSICPSLTRHMSMMQKSFLKGGGTRMEEDSSNVQFLSFSIDPERDTVAKLKKYADQYGVIHDNWWFLTGNKDSIYNYIFQELKVDKFSDQPIDPNFAHTAYFVLIDKNYQVRGYYNGLDTIDALPRMANDIGLLIVEKDKAHPSPLPFDPNTLAIIGIIAAIIVLIIMKRIQLKSKKEILESK; encoded by the coding sequence ATGAATAAAAAAGCGTTTATTGGTATTTTGCTTGCATTAGGAATTCCTATTGTGAGTTTTTTTATGATGAAATATTTGAGTGATAATGCTATTCATATGCCGCGTCATTATCTTTTAGATTCTATCACTACGACCGTTAAAGATGGAAAGCAAAAGAAAGATAGTGTATGGCATACATTGGCTAATATCCATTTAGTGAATCAATTAGGAGATTCTGTTGATTTATATAGTATTAAAAATAAAGTTATTGTTGCAGATCTATTTTTTACTAGTTGTGGATCTATCTGCCCTTCTTTGACGAGACATATGTCTATGATGCAAAAGTCCTTTTTGAAAGGTGGTGGCACTCGTATGGAAGAGGATTCTTCAAATGTCCAATTTTTATCTTTTTCTATTGATCCGGAAAGAGATACTGTAGCTAAATTGAAAAAGTATGCAGATCAATATGGTGTTATACATGATAATTGGTGGTTTTTAACTGGCAATAAGGATTCTATATATAACTATATTTTTCAAGAACTTAAAGTTGACAAGTTTTCTGATCAGCCAATCGATCCCAATTTCGCACATACAGCATATTTTGTCTTAATAGATAAGAATTATCAAGTACGTGGATATTATAATGGTTTGGATACTATAGATGCCTTACCTAGGATGGCTAATGACATAGGTCTTCTAATTGTTGAAAAAGACAAAGCTCATCCAAGTCCATTACCGTTTGACCCAAATACATTGGCAATTATTGGAATCATTGCCGCTATTATTGTTTTAATTATCATGAAACGTATTCAATTAAAGAGTAAAAAGGAAATTTTAGAATCTAAATAA
- a CDS encoding DUF420 domain-containing protein, protein MLEQTWKQNDKKANILILSFSAIVFVVVVVLGRVKLKIDLGFNVHLFALADAVINSIVALLLVFALIAVKKKKYLLHKKLMMTSLVLSILFLVSYICHRLLSGEARFGDANHDGILSAAEIQTVGNIRYFYYVLLGTHIFLAAVILPFILYTTYRAMTGQWVLHKKRAKYTWPLWFYVALTGPIVYLMIYPYYS, encoded by the coding sequence ATGTTAGAACAAACTTGGAAACAAAATGATAAAAAGGCGAATATTCTTATTTTAAGTTTTTCTGCTATTGTATTCGTTGTTGTAGTTGTATTGGGACGCGTTAAGCTAAAGATTGATCTAGGCTTCAATGTGCATTTATTTGCTTTAGCGGATGCCGTTATTAATAGTATTGTTGCTCTTTTATTAGTATTTGCTTTGATAGCAGTAAAGAAAAAGAAATATTTGCTACACAAGAAGCTTATGATGACATCTTTGGTACTGTCTATTTTATTTTTAGTTTCGTATATCTGTCATCGGTTATTATCTGGAGAAGCAAGATTTGGGGATGCAAATCATGATGGAATATTAAGTGCAGCAGAGATTCAAACTGTGGGTAATATTCGTTATTTCTATTATGTACTTTTGGGAACGCATATATTTTTGGCAGCAGTCATTTTGCCATTTATTTTATATACAACTTATCGTGCGATGACTGGACAATGGGTTTTGCATAAAAAAAGAGCTAAATATACTTGGCCATTATGGTTTTATGTAGCTTTAACAGGACCGATTGTTTACTTAATGATTTATCCTTATTACTCTTAA
- a CDS encoding sugar phosphate isomerase/epimerase family protein — MQTLKGPGLFLAQYLGDKAPFNTLENIAQWAASLGFKGIQIPTSDPNIFNLKLAAESPTYCDEIKGKLNDFGIEITELSTHLQGQLIAVHPAFDLMFDGFAPKEVQNNSKERTKWAIKQLKYAAKASKNLGLNAHATFSGALMWPFIYPWPQRPQGLLETGMNELAKRWLPILNEFDDNGVDLCYEIHPGEDLHDGTSYELFLEHVNQHPRACLLYDPSHFVLQCLDYLAYIDIYHDRIKAFHVKDAEFNPNGKQGVYGGYQPWIDRAGRFRSLGDGQVDFKSIFSKMAQYSYKGWAVLEWECCIKDPIVGATEGAQFIQNHIIPVTSKTFDDFAASGKSENLNNVVLGL; from the coding sequence ATGCAAACTTTAAAAGGACCCGGACTTTTTTTAGCACAATATTTAGGTGATAAAGCCCCCTTCAATACCTTGGAAAATATTGCACAATGGGCTGCAAGTTTGGGATTTAAAGGCATCCAAATACCAACATCTGACCCAAATATATTTAACCTGAAATTAGCAGCAGAAAGTCCCACTTATTGTGATGAAATAAAAGGTAAATTAAATGATTTTGGAATAGAGATTACAGAATTATCAACACATTTACAAGGACAACTCATTGCAGTACATCCTGCATTTGACTTAATGTTTGATGGTTTTGCACCGAAAGAAGTTCAAAATAATAGTAAAGAAAGAACCAAATGGGCCATCAAACAATTGAAATATGCGGCGAAAGCATCCAAAAATCTTGGCTTAAATGCTCATGCTACATTTAGTGGAGCCTTAATGTGGCCATTTATCTATCCTTGGCCTCAAAGACCTCAAGGTTTATTAGAAACGGGAATGAACGAATTAGCAAAACGTTGGCTTCCGATTTTAAATGAATTTGATGATAATGGAGTAGATCTTTGTTATGAAATCCATCCTGGTGAAGACTTACATGATGGCACAAGCTATGAGCTTTTTTTGGAACATGTCAATCAACACCCACGTGCCTGCTTATTATATGATCCATCACATTTTGTGTTACAATGCTTGGATTATCTTGCCTATATCGACATTTATCATGATAGGATTAAGGCATTTCATGTAAAAGACGCAGAGTTTAATCCAAATGGAAAGCAAGGTGTTTATGGAGGTTATCAACCATGGATTGACAGGGCTGGTCGATTTAGATCATTAGGCGATGGGCAAGTAGATTTCAAATCTATTTTTAGCAAGATGGCTCAATATTCCTATAAAGGTTGGGCTGTTTTAGAATGGGAATGTTGTATAAAAGATCCAATAGTCGGAGCCACAGAGGGCGCTCAGTTTATACAAAATCATATTATACCTGTCACTTCCAAAACCTTTGATGATTTTGCGGCATCTGGAAAAAGCGAAAATTTGAATAATGTAGTACTGGGTTTGTGA
- a CDS encoding Gfo/Idh/MocA family protein: MKKKIRIAMIGGGPGSFIGNIHRIAMRLDNDYDLIAGAFSSSLEKSKTTGEELGLDPSRIYPDYTTLIKKELQLPAEDRIEAVSIVTPNHLHFAPAKLALENGIHVVLDKPATLSLSEALELQKVLENSTAKFCLTHTYTGYPMVKEARYQVLSGNLGKIKKVVVSYPQGWLSKAASPDNKQAAWRTDPTKSGIAGAMGDIGTHAFNLLEYVSGLKVTAISAQVNTIVPHRLLDDDGGAFLQLENGGVGVLLASQVATGEENNLSISVYGEYAGLKWEQSDNESLIIKNLEAPDVILRRGEGYLSSYAKHNSRTPSGHPEGYLEAFANIYHNFALSLHAFENGEEPQKEWLDFPGIEEAVRGMAFIETIIQNGKSYDKWTNFPL, translated from the coding sequence ATGAAAAAAAAAATAAGAATTGCCATGATTGGAGGAGGTCCAGGCTCTTTCATTGGTAATATTCACAGAATTGCAATGCGTCTCGATAACGATTATGACTTAATAGCAGGAGCATTTAGCAGCAGTTTAGAAAAATCAAAAACTACGGGAGAAGAGTTGGGTTTAGATCCTAGCAGAATATATCCAGATTATACAACATTGATTAAAAAGGAGTTGCAATTGCCTGCTGAGGACCGTATAGAAGCTGTAAGCATAGTTACTCCGAATCATCTGCATTTTGCACCAGCGAAATTAGCTTTGGAAAATGGGATTCATGTTGTATTGGACAAACCCGCAACATTATCTCTAAGTGAAGCTTTGGAATTGCAAAAGGTATTAGAAAATTCCACTGCCAAATTCTGTCTTACCCATACTTATACGGGCTATCCGATGGTAAAAGAAGCAAGATATCAAGTGCTTTCTGGCAATTTGGGAAAAATTAAAAAAGTCGTAGTTTCTTATCCGCAGGGTTGGTTGAGTAAGGCAGCTAGTCCTGATAACAAACAAGCGGCTTGGCGCACAGATCCAACCAAAAGTGGAATTGCAGGTGCAATGGGCGATATCGGGACTCATGCATTCAATTTATTGGAGTATGTTTCTGGATTAAAAGTAACAGCAATTTCCGCTCAAGTAAATACAATCGTACCCCATCGACTTTTGGATGATGACGGCGGCGCATTTTTGCAATTGGAAAATGGTGGAGTTGGAGTTCTACTAGCCTCACAAGTCGCTACGGGAGAGGAAAATAACCTGAGTATCTCTGTTTATGGGGAATATGCAGGATTGAAATGGGAGCAATCAGACAATGAAAGTTTAATAATAAAAAATTTAGAAGCGCCAGATGTGATTCTTCGTCGTGGAGAAGGATATTTGTCTAGCTATGCAAAACATAATTCTAGAACGCCAAGTGGACATCCAGAAGGCTATCTAGAAGCATTTGCCAATATTTATCACAACTTTGCCCTATCATTACATGCATTTGAAAATGGGGAAGAACCGCAGAAAGAATGGCTAGATTTTCCCGGTATCGAAGAAGCTGTCCGTGGTATGGCATTTATTGAAACCATTATTCAAAATGGAAAGAGTTATGACAAATGGACAAATTTTCCTCTTTAA
- a CDS encoding hydroxypyruvate isomerase family protein, with protein sequence MNNRREVVKNLLVGTTGLLISDKLFSKMKMNNEQMSGWKGNIHHSACRWCFSDIELEPLCKNFNQLGIKAMDLVGPKDWPILKKYNLDSSMCNGAEISLTEGFADKKYHEILIKNYTEHIDLVAKAGYKNLICFSGSRRGMDDETGWKNCVEGLQKLMPIAEKKGVTLVMELLNSKLNHKDYMCDRTWWGAELCKRLGSENFKLLFDIYHMQIDEGDIIQNIRDFHPYINHYHTAGVPGRHEIDATQELNYPAIMKAILATGFDGYVAQEFIPTKKDQMKALKECVSICDI encoded by the coding sequence ATGAATAACAGAAGAGAAGTTGTTAAAAACTTACTTGTCGGAACTACTGGACTATTAATTTCTGATAAATTATTTTCTAAAATGAAAATGAATAATGAGCAGATGTCAGGTTGGAAGGGAAATATTCATCACTCTGCATGCCGATGGTGTTTTTCGGATATTGAACTAGAGCCATTATGCAAAAATTTCAATCAACTCGGCATCAAAGCAATGGATTTAGTAGGTCCTAAAGACTGGCCAATTTTGAAAAAATATAATTTGGACTCTTCCATGTGTAATGGTGCGGAGATCAGTTTGACAGAAGGATTTGCGGATAAAAAATATCATGAAATCCTGATAAAAAATTACACAGAACATATTGATTTAGTTGCCAAAGCTGGATATAAAAATTTAATTTGTTTTTCCGGTAGTAGGAGGGGTATGGATGATGAAACTGGTTGGAAAAATTGTGTAGAAGGCTTGCAAAAATTGATGCCCATCGCAGAGAAAAAAGGTGTTACACTCGTAATGGAATTGCTTAATAGTAAGTTAAACCATAAAGATTATATGTGTGACCGCACATGGTGGGGAGCTGAATTGTGTAAAAGATTAGGTTCTGAAAATTTTAAATTGCTTTTTGATATTTACCATATGCAGATTGATGAGGGGGATATTATTCAAAATATTCGTGATTTTCATCCTTATATCAATCATTATCATACTGCAGGAGTTCCGGGAAGACATGAGATTGATGCGACACAAGAGCTAAATTATCCAGCCATTATGAAAGCAATCCTTGCCACAGGATTTGACGGATATGTCGCTCAAGAATTTATTCCCACTAAAAAAGACCAAATGAAAGCTTTGAAAGAATGTGTTAGTATTTGCGATATATAA
- a CDS encoding GMC oxidoreductase, giving the protein MPGVEYDAIVIGSGISGGWAAKELTEKGLKTLMLERGRNIEHVKDYVNANKAPWEFPHRGSRTQEMIKDYPVLQRDYPLNEINLDYWVNEKDSPYTEIKRFDWFRGYHVGGRSLMWGRQSYRWSDLSFEANAKDGMGVDWPVRYKDIEPWYDYVEKFAGISGNRDGLAQLPDGQFMPPMDMSIVEKDVAARIKKKYNGSRPFIIGRTANITEPLPGRTNCQYRNKCWLGCPFGAYFSTQSSTLPAAQATGNLTLRPYSIVTKILYDKDKKKATGVEVLDAETNKTYRYTAKIIFLNASTLNSTWILMNSATDIWPDGLGSSSGELGHNLMDHHLGVGAGGWVEGYEDKIIYGRRANGIYIPQYRNLFGDKRDYLRGFGYQGGASRDGYSRSAEDVALGLDLKMDLIEPGRWTMSMGGFGEILPYHENKVLLDKDKKDKWGLNVLAIDAEWRDNEKKMRVDMQNDAIEMLTAAGVKDVHGWDGDGTIGRGIHEMGTARMGNDPKTSVLNKWNQVWDAPNVFVTDGSFMTSANCVNPSLSYMAFTARAVDYAVSEMKKQNL; this is encoded by the coding sequence ATGCCAGGAGTTGAATATGATGCTATTGTAATAGGATCAGGTATCAGCGGCGGCTGGGCTGCCAAAGAATTAACAGAGAAAGGGTTGAAAACATTGATGTTGGAGCGTGGACGCAACATTGAACATGTAAAAGACTACGTCAATGCTAATAAAGCGCCATGGGAATTTCCACATCGTGGTTCGCGTACGCAAGAGATGATTAAAGATTATCCCGTATTACAAAGAGATTATCCATTGAACGAAATCAATTTGGATTATTGGGTAAACGAAAAAGATTCTCCTTACACAGAAATAAAAAGATTTGATTGGTTCAGAGGATACCATGTAGGAGGCCGCTCACTTATGTGGGGACGTCAAAGTTATCGTTGGAGTGACTTATCTTTTGAAGCTAATGCAAAAGATGGTATGGGAGTGGACTGGCCTGTCCGCTATAAAGATATTGAGCCATGGTACGATTATGTAGAAAAATTTGCAGGAATAAGTGGCAATCGGGACGGTTTGGCACAATTGCCAGATGGGCAGTTCATGCCGCCGATGGATATGAGTATTGTTGAAAAAGATGTAGCGGCAAGAATTAAGAAAAAATATAACGGCTCTCGTCCATTCATTATTGGAAGAACCGCAAATATCACAGAACCTTTACCAGGAAGAACGAATTGCCAATATAGAAATAAATGTTGGCTGGGTTGTCCTTTTGGTGCGTATTTCAGCACACAATCTTCTACGCTTCCTGCGGCTCAAGCAACAGGTAATTTGACTTTGCGTCCTTACAGTATCGTAACCAAAATTTTATACGATAAGGATAAGAAGAAAGCTACAGGAGTGGAGGTTTTAGATGCAGAAACAAACAAAACGTATCGTTATACAGCAAAGATTATTTTCCTAAACGCATCGACCTTAAATAGTACATGGATTTTGATGAATTCTGCAACGGATATTTGGCCAGATGGATTGGGCAGTAGTAGCGGTGAATTGGGACATAATTTAATGGATCATCATTTGGGTGTAGGCGCAGGTGGTTGGGTAGAAGGTTACGAAGATAAAATTATTTATGGTCGTCGTGCCAATGGTATTTACATCCCGCAATATCGCAATTTATTTGGCGATAAACGTGATTATCTGCGTGGTTTTGGATATCAAGGCGGAGCTTCTAGAGATGGTTATAGTCGTTCAGCGGAAGATGTTGCTTTAGGTTTGGATTTAAAAATGGATCTAATTGAGCCTGGAAGATGGACAATGAGCATGGGTGGGTTTGGAGAAATACTTCCTTATCATGAAAATAAAGTCTTATTGGATAAAGATAAAAAAGATAAATGGGGGCTAAATGTATTGGCAATCGATGCAGAGTGGAGAGATAATGAGAAGAAAATGCGTGTTGATATGCAAAATGATGCGATCGAAATGTTAACTGCCGCTGGTGTAAAAGATGTTCATGGTTGGGATGGTGATGGTACGATTGGTCGAGGTATTCATGAAATGGGTACGGCGAGAATGGGAAATGATCCTAAAACCTCGGTTTTGAATAAATGGAATCAAGTGTGGGATGCGCCCAATGTATTTGTAACAGATGGTTCATTTATGACTTCTGCGAATTGTGTCAATCCTTCCTTGAGCTATATGGCATTTACTGCAAGAGCTGTGGATTATGCCGTAAGTGAAATGAAAAAGCAAAATCTTTAA
- a CDS encoding gluconate 2-dehydrogenase subunit 3 family protein translates to MNRREALSAVSVIFGGAIVGSNIFLSGCKAPSPKEGLFSAEDITFLDTVGETIIPTSPGIPGAKEAKIGEFMKTIVTDCYTPENQKVFTDGIVQLNEESNKQYKKDFVKLTSDEQSKLLNSIDKSAKEYDKQQSEIFNKSMADYRKTHDLPSEVKTEAKRHYLTMMKQLTIWGYFTSEIGATKAQRYVPVPGKFDGAYPYKKGDKNFGPA, encoded by the coding sequence ATGAATAGAAGAGAAGCTTTATCTGCGGTCAGCGTCATCTTTGGTGGTGCGATTGTAGGTTCGAATATATTTTTATCAGGTTGTAAAGCGCCTTCACCTAAAGAAGGATTATTTTCTGCAGAGGATATTACTTTTTTGGATACCGTAGGAGAGACGATTATCCCGACGAGTCCAGGAATTCCCGGAGCTAAAGAAGCAAAAATCGGGGAGTTTATGAAAACCATCGTTACAGATTGCTATACTCCAGAAAATCAAAAAGTATTTACAGATGGAATTGTGCAATTAAACGAGGAGTCAAACAAGCAGTACAAAAAAGATTTCGTAAAATTGACGTCCGATGAGCAAAGTAAGTTACTGAATTCTATTGATAAATCTGCTAAGGAATACGATAAGCAACAATCTGAAATATTCAATAAATCTATGGCCGATTATCGTAAAACGCATGATCTGCCAAGTGAAGTTAAAACCGAAGCAAAGCGTCATTATCTTACAATGATGAAGCAGTTGACCATTTGGGGATATTTTACATCCGAAATCGGCGCTACGAAAGCACAGCGTTATGTGCCAGTTCCGGGAAAGTTTGATGGAGCCTATCCTTATAAAAAAGGAGATAAAAACTTCGGACCAGCTTAG
- the fbp gene encoding class 1 fructose-bisphosphatase — protein sequence MIAFKTLYQFIAENQADFPYAKGDLSRLLRDLALAGKIISREVNKAGITDILGEAGSENVQGESQKKLDIYANEQFMSTLLGSGDVCVIVSEENEEPVFLNDERSRDAKYIIAMDPLDGSSNIDVNSAVGTIFSIFRRQKDDAAPTLDEILQEGRNQVAAGYIIYGSSTMLVYTTGNGVNGFTLDPTIGEFCLSHPNMKIPEDGTIYSVNEGNYIYFPRGVKDYIKYCQVYDPNTKRPYNSRYAGSMIAEIHRSMLKGGIYMYPASWDHKEGKIRLMYECNPLAFIIEQANGKASTGKERILDMKPTGIHQRIPVMIGSKNMVEKAEELIRLAEEKERALNN from the coding sequence ATGATAGCTTTTAAAACGCTATATCAGTTTATAGCAGAAAATCAAGCAGATTTTCCTTATGCCAAAGGAGATCTCAGTAGATTATTGAGAGACTTAGCATTAGCTGGGAAAATCATCAGTAGAGAAGTAAACAAGGCGGGAATTACGGATATTTTAGGAGAAGCTGGTTCGGAAAATGTGCAAGGTGAAAGCCAAAAGAAATTGGACATTTATGCAAATGAACAATTTATGTCAACACTTCTTGGGAGTGGTGACGTATGTGTAATTGTTTCTGAAGAAAATGAAGAGCCTGTTTTTTTAAATGATGAACGCTCTAGAGATGCAAAATACATTATTGCAATGGATCCATTAGACGGATCTTCCAATATCGATGTAAATTCTGCAGTTGGAACTATTTTTTCCATTTTCAGACGTCAAAAAGATGATGCAGCCCCCACTTTGGATGAAATTTTACAAGAAGGTAGAAATCAAGTTGCGGCAGGTTATATCATATATGGTTCCTCTACCATGCTTGTTTATACAACAGGAAACGGAGTCAATGGATTTACATTGGATCCAACTATTGGAGAGTTTTGTCTGTCTCACCCCAATATGAAAATTCCAGAAGACGGAACGATCTATTCGGTGAATGAAGGAAATTATATTTATTTTCCTAGAGGTGTAAAAGATTATATCAAATACTGTCAAGTGTATGATCCAAATACAAAACGTCCTTACAACTCCAGATATGCTGGTTCTATGATTGCAGAGATACACCGGAGTATGTTGAAAGGCGGTATTTATATGTATCCCGCTTCTTGGGACCATAAAGAGGGGAAAATTCGTTTGATGTATGAATGTAATCCTTTAGCATTCATTATTGAACAAGCAAATGGTAAAGCATCTACAGGTAAAGAACGGATTTTAGATATGAAACCAACGGGAATACATCAAAGAATTCCAGTAATGATTGGTTCCAAAAATATGGTTGAAAAAGCGGAAGAATTAATCAGATTAGCGGAAGAAAAAGAACGCGCTTTGAACAATTAA